A genomic region of Arachis hypogaea cultivar Tifrunner chromosome 5, arahy.Tifrunner.gnm2.J5K5, whole genome shotgun sequence contains the following coding sequences:
- the LOC112800163 gene encoding carbon catabolite repressor protein 4 homolog 4-like isoform X1 has translation MLKAGVAALSRSPPPSSSFTSYATIHDSANFHRVSIRVATFTKMASSASSSPLPSLNIPNFVSVEGADVHSRTKPDGFRFTLVSYNILAQAYVKSSLFPHSPSPSLKWKFRSSSILEVLKNLGADFFCLQEVDEFDSFYNGSMRNLGYSSIYMKRSGQKRDGCGLFYKHDRAELVLEEKIEYNDLVKSIKDGNSPNDDKESKGQPNKQEDAASNDGPKSNKEDRGDPKDPRVRLKRDCVGILAAFRVKDPSRHVVIVANTHLYWDPEWADVKLAQAKYLLSRLSQFKTLVSDQYECTPEVILAGDFNSTPGDMVYQYLISGNSSSQIMPECLEEQPIPLCSVYASTRGEPPFTNYTPGFTGTLDYILFCPSDHMKPISFLELPDSDAVDIVGGLPNYSHPSDHLPIGAEFEIIKE, from the exons ATGCTAAAAGCAGGAGTAGCTGCTCTTTCGCGCTCAccacctccttcttcttctttcacgaGCTACGCTACCATTCACGATTCCGCAAACTTTCACCGCGTTTCGATCAGAGTAGCAACATTCACGAAAATGGCCTCCTCCGCCTCCTCCTCACCACTCCCCTCACTCAACATTCCAAATTTCGTTTCCGTCGAAGGCGCCGACGTACATTCGCGAACTAAACCTGATG GCTTCAGATTCACCTTAGTCTCGTATAACATATTAGCTCAG GCTTATGTGAAGAGCTCTCTGTTCCCACACTCTCCTTCCCCGTCACTCAA GTGGAAATTTCGTTCAAGTTCCATTTTAGAAGTTCTCAAGAACTTGGGAGCTGATTTTTTCTGCCTACAG GAGGTTGATGAATTTGATAGCTTTTACAATGGAAGCATGCGGAACTTGGGATATTCGTCTATCTATATGAAGAGAAGTGGACAGAAGCGTGATGGGTGTGGCTTGTTTTACAAGCATGACCG TGCAGAGTTGGTTTTGGAGGAGAAAATTGAATACAACGATCTAGTAAAGTCAATTAAAGATGGAAACTCTCCAAATGATGACAAAGAAAGCAAAGGCCAGCCAAATAAACAAGAGGATGCTGCATCCAATGATG GACCTAAATCGAATAAAGAAGATCGTGGAGACCCCAAAGATCCTCGTGTGAGACTAAAGCGTGACTGTGTAGGAATTTTGGCTGCGTTTAGGGTCAAAGATCCCTCTCGTCATGTTGTTATTGTGGCCAACACACATCTTTATTG GGATCCTGAATGGGCTGATGTCAAGCTTGCACAAGCTAAATATCTTCTTTCTCGATtatcacaattcaaaactctggTATCAGATCAATATGAATGCACGCCTGAAGTCATTTTGGCTGGTGACTTTAATTCTACACCAGGAGATATG GTTTATCAGTACCTCATATCAGGCAATTCTTCTTCACAAATTATGCCTGAATGTTTGGAGGAGCAACCAATTCCCTTATGTAGTGTCTACGCTTCTACGAGAGGAGAGCCACCATTTACAAACTACACACCTGGTTTCACCGGAACTCTCGATTATATATTATTCTGCCCCTCTGACCACATGAAACCAATCAGCTTTCTTGAGCTTCCAGACTCCGATGCAGTCGACATTGTCGGTGGACTGCCAAACTATAGTCATCCAAGTGATCATCTACCAATTGGTGCTGAATTTGAGATCATCAAGGAGTAA
- the LOC112800163 gene encoding carbon catabolite repressor protein 4 homolog 4-like isoform X2: MLKAGVAALSRSPPPSSSFTSYATIHDSANFHRVSIRVATFTKMASSASSSPLPSLNIPNFVSVEGADVHSRTKPDGFRFTLVSYNILAQAYVKSSLFPHSPSPSLKWKFRSSSILEVLKNLGADFFCLQVDEFDSFYNGSMRNLGYSSIYMKRSGQKRDGCGLFYKHDRAELVLEEKIEYNDLVKSIKDGNSPNDDKESKGQPNKQEDAASNDGPKSNKEDRGDPKDPRVRLKRDCVGILAAFRVKDPSRHVVIVANTHLYWDPEWADVKLAQAKYLLSRLSQFKTLVSDQYECTPEVILAGDFNSTPGDMVYQYLISGNSSSQIMPECLEEQPIPLCSVYASTRGEPPFTNYTPGFTGTLDYILFCPSDHMKPISFLELPDSDAVDIVGGLPNYSHPSDHLPIGAEFEIIKE; this comes from the exons ATGCTAAAAGCAGGAGTAGCTGCTCTTTCGCGCTCAccacctccttcttcttctttcacgaGCTACGCTACCATTCACGATTCCGCAAACTTTCACCGCGTTTCGATCAGAGTAGCAACATTCACGAAAATGGCCTCCTCCGCCTCCTCCTCACCACTCCCCTCACTCAACATTCCAAATTTCGTTTCCGTCGAAGGCGCCGACGTACATTCGCGAACTAAACCTGATG GCTTCAGATTCACCTTAGTCTCGTATAACATATTAGCTCAG GCTTATGTGAAGAGCTCTCTGTTCCCACACTCTCCTTCCCCGTCACTCAA GTGGAAATTTCGTTCAAGTTCCATTTTAGAAGTTCTCAAGAACTTGGGAGCTGATTTTTTCTGCCTACAG GTTGATGAATTTGATAGCTTTTACAATGGAAGCATGCGGAACTTGGGATATTCGTCTATCTATATGAAGAGAAGTGGACAGAAGCGTGATGGGTGTGGCTTGTTTTACAAGCATGACCG TGCAGAGTTGGTTTTGGAGGAGAAAATTGAATACAACGATCTAGTAAAGTCAATTAAAGATGGAAACTCTCCAAATGATGACAAAGAAAGCAAAGGCCAGCCAAATAAACAAGAGGATGCTGCATCCAATGATG GACCTAAATCGAATAAAGAAGATCGTGGAGACCCCAAAGATCCTCGTGTGAGACTAAAGCGTGACTGTGTAGGAATTTTGGCTGCGTTTAGGGTCAAAGATCCCTCTCGTCATGTTGTTATTGTGGCCAACACACATCTTTATTG GGATCCTGAATGGGCTGATGTCAAGCTTGCACAAGCTAAATATCTTCTTTCTCGATtatcacaattcaaaactctggTATCAGATCAATATGAATGCACGCCTGAAGTCATTTTGGCTGGTGACTTTAATTCTACACCAGGAGATATG GTTTATCAGTACCTCATATCAGGCAATTCTTCTTCACAAATTATGCCTGAATGTTTGGAGGAGCAACCAATTCCCTTATGTAGTGTCTACGCTTCTACGAGAGGAGAGCCACCATTTACAAACTACACACCTGGTTTCACCGGAACTCTCGATTATATATTATTCTGCCCCTCTGACCACATGAAACCAATCAGCTTTCTTGAGCTTCCAGACTCCGATGCAGTCGACATTGTCGGTGGACTGCCAAACTATAGTCATCCAAGTGATCATCTACCAATTGGTGCTGAATTTGAGATCATCAAGGAGTAA